One genomic window of Dermacentor andersoni chromosome 8, qqDerAnde1_hic_scaffold, whole genome shotgun sequence includes the following:
- the LOC129384307 gene encoding uncharacterized protein produces MSLVESIAAKMVYHSPSEAIVHLEVGTQCSFPLADKSVGCCFRAGSESRSVQTTETVDKSSYTSASRPSISPSTANSENSQQGRLQQDHFCDYEAGKLFRLEAHGRVSTGERLFKCDLCRKSFSTRDYLKSHMRTHTGEKPFQCPSCPSSFALKGNLTAHLRMHTGEKPFQCPSCPQSFSQKSVVKSHMRTHTGEKPFQCPSCPQRFSHKSSMKAHLHTHTGQKPFQCHLCPQSFSYKCSMKNHLRTHTGEKPFQCPSCPRSFSRSGEVKIHMRTHTGEKPFQCPSCPRSFTLKSNLKVHLRTHTGEKPYQCILCPQSFSVKSSMKNHLRTHTGERPLQCP; encoded by the exons ATGAGCCtagttgaaagtatcgctgccaAAATGGTGTACCACTCCCCTTCAGAGGCCATCGTTCATCTTGAGGTTGGCACGCAGTGCAGCTTCCCTCTGGCTGACAAGTCTGTTGGGTGCTGCTTCAGAGCAGGCAGCGAGTCAAGGAGTGTGCAGACTACAGAGACTGTAGATAAGTCGAGCTACACCTCAG CATCCAGGCCTTCTATTTCTCCATCAACAGCCAACAGTGAAAATTCACAGCAGGGACGCCTCCAACAAGACCATTTCTGTGACTATGAGGCTGGTAAACTGTTTCGTCTGGAAGCACATGGTAGGGTCTCTACTGGCGAGCGTCTGTTTAAGTGCGATTTGTGCCGTAAGAGCTTCTCAACAAGAGACTACCTGAAAAGCCACATGCGCACCCACActggtgagaagccatttcagtgcccttcgtgTCCTTCCAGCTTCGCATTAAAGGGCAACCTGACAGCCCACCTGCGCAtgcacacaggcgagaagccttttcaatgcccttcatgccctcaaagCTTCTCGCAAAAGAGCGTAGTGAAAAGCCACATGCGCACCCACActggtgagaagccatttcagtgcccttcatgccctcaaagGTTCTCACATAAGTCCAGCATGAAAGCCCACCTGCACACCCACACGGGCCAGAAACCATTTCAATGCCATTTATGCCCTCAAAGCTTCTCCTATAAATGCAGCATGAAAAACCacttgcgcacccacacaggtgagaagccatttcagtgcccttcatgccctcggagCTTCTCGCGAAGCGGCGAAGTGAAAATCCACATGCGCACCCACActggtgagaagccatttcagtgcccttcatgccctcggagCTTCACATTAAAGTCCAACCTGAAAGTCCAcctgcgcacacacacaggcgagaagccatatcaatgcATTTTATGCCCTCAAAGTTTCTCGGTTAAGTCCAGTATGAAAAACCACctacgcacccacacaggcgagaggccaCTTCAATGCCCTTGA